From a region of the Daphnia pulicaria isolate SC F1-1A chromosome 1, SC_F0-13Bv2, whole genome shotgun sequence genome:
- the LOC124321289 gene encoding inositol 1,4,5-trisphosphate receptor-like has product MADSFVGINYYHGDALRKNLLVCYFAKPASHSSKKTELHNGSGISAAGIHSTLSGGTGAGGGVGQSSSLTTHGPGGRILSRGEMCLPEVQVYLDQKGTYDLVAELVMKSSLPPNVFIEASAETSAIFFKVFHDIVAKNDRNGLGGQQQAPRQFPRNEGSFPVRHEDETSTHDVTVGERMDPYSDSWNSSRLDDSTTTTLSSVNSTLEDLVRQQQQPKSLTTATDSDMESKLSAKVLVMLPIFCFLQLLCENHNRDLQKFLRAQSNKNRYNLVSETLMFLDCICGSTTGELGLLGLYINEHIVTLINQTMETLTEYCQAPCHQNQICIATHETNGLDITTAFLLTDINPLGQRRMDLVLELKNNASKLLLAVMESRGDSENVERILYIMDPRQLVNVACKAYHQKLVGGEEASSPIEVGHNINILCHQLVQHNKELATQMKPPPVDGVSGDMALQYYANHMAQIEIVRHDRTMEQIFFPIPEMSDYLTNDTKVRVFHTAEHDDQGSKAATFFEGVDDMFDEMKWQKKLRGQPLLFWVSSHMSIWSQILFNLAVIINLIVAFFYPFDTDGPAPDPRTHLSGLIWAVMLLSAAVAITLPKPSGIRTLVMTVILRLICSASPKPTLMVLAPPRLC; this is encoded by the exons ATGGCGGATTCATTTGTAG GAATTAATTATTACCATGGAGATGCATTGAGAAAGAATCTTTTAGTTTGCTACTTTGCCAAACCAGCCTCTCATAGTTCTAAAAAGACCGAGCTCCATAACGGAAGTGGAATCTCTGCCGCTGGAATTCATTCAACATTATCTGGTGGTACTGGTGCTGGAGGTGGTGTGGGACAATCGTCATCGCTGACAACCCACGGACCTGGAGGGCGTATCCTGTCACGAGGTGAGATGTGTTTGCCCGAGGTGCAAGTGTACCTGGACCAAAAAGGCACCTATGATTTGGTGGCCGAATTAGTCATGAAGTCGTCGTTGCCGCCCAACGTTTTCATCGAAGCG TCGGCCGAGACGAGCGCCATCTTCTTCAAGGTGTTCCACGACATAGTGGCCAAAAACGACCGAAATGGCCTCGGCGGGCAACAACAAGCTCCAAGACAATTCCCAAGAAATGAAGGATCATTTCCCGTACGACATGAAGATGAAACATCAACGCATGATGTCACTGTAGGGGAGCGCATGGATCCTTACAGTGACTCGTGGAACAGCTCCAGGTTGGATGATTCGACTACAACTACGTTGAGTAGTGTCAACTCGACGCTGGAGGACTTGgtgagacaacaacaacaacccaaatcg TTAACTACGGCAACTGATTCGGACATGGAGTCCAAGTTGTCCGCCAAGGTTCTCGTAATGCTGCCCATCTTCTGCTTCCTGCAGTTGCTGTGTGAGAATCACAATCGAGACCTGCAGAAGTTTTTGCGGGCCCAGTCCAACAAAAACCGTTACAATTTAGTGTCAGAGACACTCATGTTCCTCGACTGCATTTGCGGATCGACGACGGGTGAACTGGGTCTGCTCGGCCTCTACATTAATGAGCACATCGTCACTCTCATCAACCAAACCATGGAAACATTGACGGAATATTGCCAAGCACCTTGTCACCAAAACCAAATCTGCATCGCCACTCACGAGACGAATGGACTGGACATCACCACGGCTTTTCTTCTTACCGACATCAATCCATTAG GACAACGGAGAATGGATCTTGTTTTGGAGTTAAAAAACAACGCCTCCAAGTTGTTGCTGGCCGTCATGGAGAGTCGTGGGGACAGCGAGAACGTGGAAAGGATCCTGTACATTATGGATCCTCGCCAATTGGTGAACGTTGCCTGCAAAGCCTATCACCAAAAGTTGGTCGGTGGAGAAGAGGCATCCAGTCCCATAGAAGTCGGCCACAACATTAACATTTTGTGCCATCAGTTGGTGCAGCACAACAAAGAATTGGCCACCCAGATGAAACCGCCGCCAGTGGACGGAGTCAGTGGTGATATGGCCCTGCAGTACTACGCCAATCACATGGCGCAAATCGAAATTGTCCGTCACGACAGGACGATGGAACAGATTTTCTTCCCCATTCCAGAAATGAGCGACTATTTGACCAACGACACGAAAGTGCGCGTCTTCCACACGGCGGAGCACGACGACCAGGGTTCGAAAGCTGCCACCTTCTTCGAAGGAGTCGACGACATGTTTGACGAGATGAAATGGCAGAAGAAATTGCGTGGACAGCCGTTACTCTTTTGGGTTAGCTCGCACATGTCCATCTGGAGTCAAATCCTCTTCAATTTGGCCGTCATTATCAACTTGATTGTCGCCTTCTTTTACCCGTTTGACACTGACGGACCGGCTCCTGATCCTCGCACTCACCTCTCAG GTCTCATCTGGGCCGTCATGCTCCTATCCGCCGCTGTGGCCATCACGTTACCCAAACCGTCGGGTATTAGGACTCTCGTCATGACAGTCATCCTCCGGCTTATTTGCTCAGCCAGCCCTAAACCCACACTGATGGTCCTTGCACCGCCACGGTTGTGTTGA